From the Kitasatospora viridis genome, one window contains:
- a CDS encoding beta-ketoacyl synthase N-terminal-like domain-containing protein, translating to MEPDDLRKLMEDQLRLSRSLKARVRELEEAQEAHRAPLAVVGTALRLPGGLTTPEAYWEFLLGGADALGPIPEDRPGLRRVFDPRPDRPGSSYVDRAGFLADVAGFDPAFFGISQREAEALDPQQRLLLECAWEAMERAGIAVRRQDRLNAGVFVGIMSAEYVERMAAPDDKTGIDPYYGTGGGHCMAAGRISYVMGLSGPALSCDTACSSSLVALHLAAQSLRRGECRYALVGGANLVLSPDLMVSLCQNRALAPDGRSKTFTAAADGYGRGEGVGMLVLMRLDQAEREGRPVLAVLRGTAVNHDGASSGLTVPSGPAQQEVIRAALADARVAPGEVGFVEAHGTGTALGDPIEVGALDAVLGSGAAGRAAPLAVGSVKSRIGHLEAAAGIAGLIKLVLMLRHGRIPAALGAADGELNPLIPWERVAVTVPRASEEWPAAFERRIGGISAFGMSGTNAHALLEAYEPEPVATVEPGRTELLVLSARSAESLRELAGSVALLLKDADAASVASLCHTLNTGRTPFEHRLAVTGRTGAELASALTEGRPSVTRGAKPTVGLRVTADHPELAGRLRELGLRITELPGAPTAGYAQLEWEGQVLPLVTDRADRTPELLATALAALFLAGADLRLAALRAPGARLLGDLPTYPFQRRRCWIDERPVDAAVPLSAGSEPEVGGSDDPDRDLVEEFLAAELATVLRATEALDPQRTYLEVGGDSFTAMQFAMAVEREYQVELPVEEFTEEVPLATLFRRLGEHILRAGQEQPR from the coding sequence GTGGAACCGGATGACCTGCGCAAACTGATGGAGGATCAACTCCGCCTCTCCCGCTCCCTCAAGGCCCGGGTGCGCGAACTGGAGGAGGCCCAGGAGGCCCACCGGGCACCGCTGGCCGTGGTCGGCACGGCGCTGCGGCTGCCCGGCGGCCTCACCACGCCGGAGGCCTACTGGGAGTTCCTGCTCGGCGGCGCCGACGCGCTCGGGCCGATCCCCGAGGACCGCCCCGGCCTGCGCCGGGTCTTCGACCCGCGCCCCGACCGGCCGGGCTCCTCCTACGTGGACCGGGCCGGCTTCCTCGCCGACGTGGCCGGCTTCGACCCCGCCTTCTTCGGCATCTCGCAGCGCGAGGCCGAGGCGCTCGACCCGCAGCAGCGGCTGCTGCTGGAGTGCGCCTGGGAGGCGATGGAGCGGGCCGGCATCGCGGTGCGGCGGCAGGACCGGCTGAACGCCGGCGTCTTCGTCGGCATCATGTCCGCCGAGTACGTCGAGCGGATGGCCGCGCCGGACGACAAGACCGGCATCGACCCCTACTACGGCACCGGCGGCGGCCACTGCATGGCGGCCGGCCGGATCAGCTACGTGATGGGCCTGTCCGGCCCCGCGCTGAGCTGCGACACCGCCTGCTCCTCCTCGCTCGTCGCGCTGCACCTGGCCGCCCAGAGCCTGCGCCGCGGCGAGTGCCGCTACGCCCTGGTCGGCGGGGCCAACCTGGTGCTCTCGCCCGACCTGATGGTCTCGCTCTGCCAGAACCGGGCGCTGGCGCCGGACGGACGGTCCAAGACCTTCACCGCCGCCGCCGACGGCTACGGGCGCGGCGAGGGCGTCGGCATGCTGGTGCTCATGCGGCTCGACCAGGCCGAACGCGAGGGCCGACCGGTGCTCGCGGTGCTGCGCGGCACCGCCGTCAACCACGACGGCGCCTCCTCGGGCCTGACCGTGCCCAGCGGCCCCGCCCAGCAGGAGGTGATCCGGGCCGCGCTGGCCGACGCCCGGGTCGCCCCCGGCGAGGTCGGCTTCGTCGAGGCGCACGGCACCGGCACGGCGCTCGGCGACCCGATCGAGGTCGGCGCGCTGGACGCCGTGCTCGGCAGCGGCGCCGCGGGCCGGGCCGCGCCGCTCGCCGTGGGCAGCGTGAAGTCGCGGATCGGCCACCTGGAGGCAGCCGCCGGCATCGCGGGCCTGATCAAGCTGGTGCTGATGCTCCGTCACGGCCGGATCCCGGCCGCACTCGGAGCCGCTGACGGCGAGTTGAACCCGCTGATCCCGTGGGAGCGGGTGGCGGTCACCGTGCCGCGCGCCTCCGAAGAGTGGCCGGCGGCGTTCGAGCGGCGGATCGGCGGGATCAGCGCCTTCGGGATGAGCGGGACCAACGCGCACGCCCTGCTGGAGGCGTACGAACCCGAACCCGTTGCGACCGTCGAACCGGGCCGGACCGAGCTGCTGGTGCTGTCGGCGCGGAGCGCGGAGAGCCTGCGCGAGCTGGCGGGCTCCGTCGCGCTGCTCCTCAAGGACGCTGACGCCGCCTCCGTCGCCTCGCTCTGCCACACGCTCAACACCGGCCGGACGCCCTTCGAGCACCGCCTCGCGGTCACCGGGCGGACCGGCGCTGAACTGGCCTCCGCGCTGACCGAGGGCCGGCCGAGCGTGACCCGGGGCGCGAAGCCGACAGTCGGGCTGCGGGTCACGGCCGACCACCCCGAGCTGGCCGGGCGGCTGCGCGAGCTCGGGCTGCGGATCACCGAACTCCCGGGTGCGCCGACCGCCGGATACGCGCAACTGGAGTGGGAGGGCCAGGTCCTGCCGCTGGTGACCGACCGGGCCGACCGCACTCCGGAGCTCCTCGCGACCGCCTTGGCCGCGCTCTTCCTGGCCGGCGCCGACCTGCGCTTGGCGGCCCTGCGCGCCCCGGGCGCCCGGCTGCTCGGCGACCTGCCGACCTACCCGTTCCAGCGGCGCCGCTGCTGGATCGACGAGCGGCCGGTGGATGCTGCGGTGCCGCTCTCCGCAGGTTCGGAGCCGGAAGTCGGCGGGTCCGACGACCCGGACCGGGACCTGGTCGAGGAGTTCCTCGCCGCCGAACTCGCCACCGTGCTGCGCGCAACCGAGGCGCTCGACCCGCAGCGCACCTACCTGGAGGTCGGCGGCGACTCCTTCACCGCGATGCAGTTCGCGATGGCCGTCGAGCGCGAGTACCAGGTCGAGCTCCCGGTCGAGGAGTTCACCGAGGAGGTGCCGCTGGCCACGCTCTTCCGCCGGCTCGGCGAGCACATCCTGCGCGCCGGACAGGAGCAGCCCAGATGA
- a CDS encoding thioesterase II family protein: protein MSPFVRPRQLDRPTLRLIGFHHAGGSAAGYYPLTHRLPEGWELLLLDLPGRGKRHAEPPLTEMTAVIARAVADVQPWTDAPFALFGHSLGALVAVETARELERIGAPPVWVGVSARVAPAFHPQAGRGLAELDDAELLTELIALGGLPDRIHELPGFVERFLRTSRADLRAVESYRPHPDRAPLTCPVTAFGGIDDPWAPADLLTAWSRETTGGFRRHVMPGGHFYLLGDAFAGFAAQLIDDVEEMGAALTH, encoded by the coding sequence ATGAGCCCCTTCGTCCGGCCGCGCCAGCTCGACCGGCCGACCCTGCGGCTGATCGGCTTCCACCACGCGGGCGGCTCGGCGGCCGGCTACTACCCGCTGACGCACCGACTGCCCGAAGGCTGGGAACTCCTCCTGCTCGACCTCCCGGGCCGGGGCAAGCGCCACGCCGAGCCGCCCCTCACCGAGATGACCGCCGTGATCGCCCGCGCGGTCGCGGACGTCCAGCCGTGGACGGACGCCCCGTTCGCGCTCTTCGGCCACAGCCTCGGCGCCCTGGTGGCCGTCGAGACCGCCCGGGAGCTCGAACGGATCGGTGCCCCGCCCGTCTGGGTCGGCGTCTCGGCCCGGGTCGCCCCGGCCTTCCACCCCCAGGCCGGCCGCGGCCTCGCCGAACTGGACGACGCCGAACTGCTCACCGAACTGATCGCCTTGGGCGGCCTGCCGGACCGCATCCACGAGCTCCCCGGCTTCGTCGAACGGTTCCTGCGCACCTCCCGCGCCGACCTGCGGGCTGTCGAGTCCTACCGCCCCCACCCCGACCGGGCACCCCTCACCTGCCCGGTCACCGCCTTCGGCGGAATCGACGACCCCTGGGCCCCCGCCGACCTGCTCACCGCCTGGTCCCGGGAGACCACCGGCGGCTTCCGCCGGCACGTCATGCCCGGCGGCCACTTCTACCTGCTGGGCGACGCCTTCGCCGGATTCGCCGCACAACTGATCGACGACGTAGAGGAGATGGGCGCCGCCCTGACCCACTGA